A genomic segment from Cyanobium sp. NIES-981 encodes:
- a CDS encoding monovalent cation/H(+) antiporter subunit G gives MSAPGVTQLLSTLLLLAGLVFWFGGTWPLLGRGSFLRKLHYLSIADTLGSALMLVGLLLRLRPEWPLLLLALLSLVVWNTIFGYVLASCSQPLPPSFPSGGAKEERQP, from the coding sequence ATGAGCGCACCGGGCGTGACCCAGCTCCTCAGCACCCTGCTGCTGCTGGCGGGCCTGGTGTTCTGGTTCGGCGGCACCTGGCCCCTGCTCGGCCGCGGCAGCTTCCTGCGCAAGCTGCACTACCTCAGCATCGCCGACACCCTCGGCTCGGCCCTGATGCTGGTGGGGCTGCTGCTCCGCCTGCGGCCGGAATGGCCCCTGCTGCTGCTGGCCCTGCTGTCGCTGGTGGTGTGGAACACGATCTTCGGCTACGTGCTCGCCAGCTGCTCCCAGCCGCTGCCTCCCTCCTTCCCCTCCGGGGGCGCCAAGGAGGAGCGCCAGCCATGA
- a CDS encoding hydrogenase subunit MbhD domain-containing protein yields MTSAAITLSGDAALLIPITALLPLTAVLLVAQPNPYQTLVLRGILGAVAALIYALLGAADVALTEALVGTLLSTTLYAVALRSSMVLRLALPGGAPPPEKVVRQLRSWLEPLHLRLELLVGPAAADAGLHGLLQPVEGGQEHFQLRLHRPQLLERLEDLPGAADWRADGHSLLLLPPLAPPPPRSGATP; encoded by the coding sequence ATGACATCGGCTGCCATCACCCTCAGCGGCGATGCCGCCCTGCTGATCCCGATCACGGCACTGCTGCCGCTCACGGCGGTCCTGCTCGTGGCCCAGCCCAATCCCTACCAGACCCTGGTGCTGCGGGGCATCCTGGGGGCGGTGGCCGCCCTGATCTATGCCCTGCTGGGCGCCGCCGACGTGGCGCTCACCGAAGCCCTCGTGGGCACCTTGCTCTCCACCACCCTCTATGCGGTGGCGCTGCGCTCCTCGATGGTGCTGCGGCTGGCCCTGCCGGGCGGCGCGCCACCTCCCGAGAAGGTGGTGCGGCAGCTGCGCAGCTGGCTGGAGCCCCTGCACCTGCGTCTGGAGCTGCTGGTCGGCCCCGCCGCCGCCGACGCCGGCCTGCACGGCCTGCTCCAGCCGGTGGAGGGAGGCCAGGAGCACTTCCAGCTGCGGCTGCATCGCCCCCAGCTGCTCGAGCGGCTGGAGGATCTGCCGGGCGCCGCCGACTGGCGGGCCGACGGCCACAGCCTGCTGCTGCTGCCGCCGCTCGCTCCGCCGCCTCCCCGCTCCGGAGCCACCCCATGA
- a CDS encoding MnhB domain-containing protein, producing the protein MSWIYALAAVLLCLAPLLLSLPEPPQIDRALELLLQTGAVPNLVSTVILKTRLYDTVAEVVVFTLASIGVRWIFSGEPSQRRIRGLQDAPSVVLCQLGSTVCALVAVELALRGHLSPGGGFAAGVAGGTAIGLLLISGSVRLADRLYQRYRADLWEKAAVVAFLVVALLSLGGLTPWGPGTFGAIDSGGWIPLLNVLVAVKVTLGSWAMVQLLVRYRGLL; encoded by the coding sequence ATGAGCTGGATCTACGCCCTGGCGGCCGTGCTCCTCTGCCTGGCGCCGCTGCTGCTGAGCCTGCCGGAGCCGCCCCAGATCGATCGGGCGCTCGAGCTGTTGCTGCAGACCGGTGCCGTGCCCAACCTGGTGTCCACCGTGATCCTCAAGACCCGCCTCTACGACACGGTGGCGGAGGTGGTGGTGTTCACCCTGGCCTCGATCGGGGTGCGCTGGATCTTCAGCGGAGAGCCCAGCCAGCGCCGGATCCGGGGCCTGCAGGACGCTCCCTCGGTGGTGCTCTGCCAGCTCGGTTCCACCGTGTGTGCCCTGGTGGCGGTGGAACTGGCCCTGCGGGGCCACCTCTCCCCCGGCGGCGGCTTCGCGGCCGGCGTGGCCGGCGGCACGGCCATCGGCTTGCTGCTGATCAGCGGGTCGGTGCGCCTGGCCGACCGGCTCTACCAGCGCTACCGCGCCGACCTGTGGGAGAAGGCCGCCGTTGTGGCCTTCCTGGTGGTGGCCCTGCTCAGCCTGGGGGGTCTCACCCCCTGGGGCCCCGGCACGTTTGGCGCCATCGACAGCGGTGGCTGGATCCCCCTGCTCAACGTGCTGGTGGCCGTGAAGGTGACCCTGGGCTCCTGGGCGATGGTGCAGCTGCTGGTGCGCTACCGGGGGCTGCTCTAG
- a CDS encoding SDR family oxidoreductase translates to MATIAVSGASGKTGWRVVQEALRQGHAVRALVRPHSTLPAGLDGAEVIRLELHQPRKLEEALRGCDALVIATGARPSVDLSGPLKVDAFGVRDQIRACTAVGLKRVVLVSSLCAGRWLHPLNLFGLILVWKRLGEQWLERSGLDWTIVRPGGLIEREEKLDQEGVVFTGPDQQESDSIPRRLVARVCLEALATPDACGRIVEITSRGDQQPQPLAAWLAAG, encoded by the coding sequence ATGGCGACGATCGCCGTGAGCGGTGCCAGCGGCAAGACCGGCTGGCGCGTGGTGCAGGAAGCCCTTCGCCAGGGGCATGCGGTGCGCGCCCTGGTGCGTCCCCACTCCACCCTGCCCGCCGGGCTGGACGGCGCCGAGGTGATCCGGCTCGAGCTTCACCAGCCCCGGAAGCTGGAGGAGGCGCTGCGGGGCTGCGACGCCCTGGTGATCGCCACGGGGGCCCGGCCTTCAGTGGATCTCAGCGGCCCCCTCAAGGTGGATGCCTTCGGCGTGCGGGACCAGATCCGGGCCTGCACCGCCGTGGGGCTGAAGCGGGTGGTGCTGGTGAGTTCCCTGTGCGCCGGCCGCTGGCTGCACCCGCTCAATCTGTTCGGCCTCATCCTAGTGTGGAAGCGCCTCGGCGAGCAGTGGCTGGAACGCAGTGGGCTGGACTGGACGATCGTGCGCCCCGGCGGGCTGATTGAACGGGAGGAGAAGCTCGATCAGGAGGGCGTGGTGTTCACCGGCCCGGACCAGCAGGAGAGCGACAGCATCCCCCGGCGTCTGGTGGCCCGGGTGTGCCTGGAGGCCCTCGCCACCCCGGACGCCTGCGGCCGCATCGTGGAGATCACCAGCCGAGGGGATCAGCAGCCCCAGCCCCTGGCCGCCTGGCTGGCCGCGGGCTAG
- a CDS encoding class I SAM-dependent methyltransferase has translation MAGQAPGPADLAALAERCLDRNRHPLCGKADVVNALGWANAYSSYLEIATPTSGGRFMAVCGRQFVHRRRALYNAPADYADGLPVHHRQEGAEGARVLQPLVESGERFDVVFLDPYHTYAASSLDLHVALQLLRPGGVIVVHDCNPPDPALTCPEFRPGEWMGQTYLAFLDLLSRCPHLDHCVVNTDWGVGLIWHAEAPSPRRFAGLPPRPGLGGMDVSDWRVFCLHRKHLLRLITVRRFLRVFAGVRLPHPG, from the coding sequence ATGGCAGGGCAAGCCCCAGGCCCGGCGGATCTGGCCGCGCTGGCGGAGCGGTGTCTCGACCGGAACCGCCACCCCCTCTGCGGCAAGGCGGACGTGGTGAATGCCCTGGGCTGGGCGAATGCCTACAGCAGCTACCTGGAGATCGCCACACCCACCTCAGGGGGCCGGTTCATGGCGGTGTGCGGCCGTCAGTTCGTGCACCGTCGCCGCGCCCTCTACAACGCTCCAGCCGACTACGCGGACGGCCTGCCTGTGCACCACCGCCAGGAGGGCGCGGAGGGGGCCAGGGTTCTGCAGCCCCTGGTGGAGTCGGGAGAGCGCTTCGATGTGGTGTTCCTGGATCCGTACCACACCTATGCGGCCTCCAGTCTCGATCTCCACGTCGCCCTCCAGCTGCTCCGGCCGGGTGGGGTGATCGTGGTGCACGACTGCAACCCCCCCGATCCCGCGCTCACCTGCCCCGAGTTCCGCCCGGGGGAATGGATGGGCCAGACCTACCTGGCCTTTCTCGATCTGCTCAGCCGGTGTCCCCATCTCGACCACTGCGTGGTCAACACCGACTGGGGGGTGGGGTTGATCTGGCATGCGGAAGCCCCCTCTCCACGCCGCTTCGCCGGCCTGCCTCCACGCCCCGGGCTGGGGGGGATGGATGTGAGCGACTGGCGGGTGTTTTGCCTCCACCGGAAACATCTGCTGCGGCTCATCACGGTGCGGCGATTCCTGCGGGTGTTCGCCGGGGTGCGCCTGCCGCATCCCGGCTGA
- a CDS encoding Rieske 2Fe-2S domain-containing protein codes for MASSGTVPISTPGSTPSLEEGRRQNAWRQRWYPVAYLEDLDPGRPTAFTLLEQDLVLWWDAAAATWRAFEDVCPHRLVPLSEGRLNDRGELECPYHGWSFDGSGLCTAIPQADPAQAAVACGSARSRCTALPTATGQGLLFVFSGDPERAPQVPLPLVPQLEEPGWLVQDTFRDLPMDALTLLENVLDVSHVPFTHHRTVGRRENAAPVQASLTSEGPEGFTAEWLEGPRRGRLGSQFTTFAAPALMWHDLTAKGFARILTVVYATPIRPGECRLFARFPFQFRSALPRLLLRFRPRWLQHIANHTVLEDDQVFLHWQERALARRGGSHAFSQACFLPTDSDRYVRALHAWVNGPGGEPFPGRPLPERLDRDQLMDRDHAHTRHCHACSTAQRRLRAVRPWLQLAVAVALVGLAALWGQGLWVGRLALAALALAGWLLLRQCERWERGLSRGAGAPPRNAPEPRRGARPAGRGAPAGQRSGRVPDPVP; via the coding sequence ATGGCTTCCTCCGGCACGGTTCCGATCAGCACCCCCGGGTCCACCCCCAGCCTCGAGGAAGGGCGCCGGCAGAACGCCTGGCGGCAGCGGTGGTATCCGGTGGCCTACCTGGAGGATCTCGATCCCGGCCGCCCCACCGCCTTCACCCTGCTGGAGCAGGACCTGGTGCTCTGGTGGGATGCCGCCGCGGCCACCTGGCGGGCCTTCGAGGATGTGTGCCCCCACCGGCTCGTGCCCCTGAGCGAGGGGCGGCTCAATGACCGCGGCGAGCTGGAGTGCCCGTACCACGGCTGGAGCTTCGACGGCAGCGGCCTGTGCACCGCCATCCCCCAGGCGGACCCCGCCCAGGCCGCGGTGGCCTGCGGCAGCGCCCGCTCCCGCTGCACGGCCCTGCCCACCGCCACGGGCCAGGGATTGCTGTTCGTGTTCTCGGGAGACCCCGAACGGGCCCCCCAGGTGCCCCTGCCCCTGGTGCCCCAGCTGGAGGAGCCGGGCTGGCTGGTGCAGGACACCTTCCGGGACCTGCCCATGGATGCCCTCACCCTGCTGGAGAACGTGCTGGACGTGAGCCATGTGCCCTTCACCCACCACCGCACGGTGGGTCGGCGCGAGAACGCGGCTCCCGTGCAGGCCAGCCTCACCTCGGAGGGGCCGGAGGGCTTCACGGCCGAGTGGCTGGAGGGGCCGCGCCGGGGCCGGCTGGGCAGCCAGTTCACCACCTTCGCGGCGCCTGCGCTGATGTGGCACGACCTCACCGCCAAGGGCTTCGCCCGCATCCTCACCGTGGTGTACGCCACCCCGATCCGGCCGGGTGAATGCCGCCTGTTCGCCCGCTTCCCGTTCCAGTTCCGCTCGGCGCTGCCGCGGTTGCTGCTGCGCTTCCGCCCCCGCTGGCTGCAGCACATCGCCAACCACACCGTGCTGGAGGACGACCAGGTGTTCCTCCACTGGCAGGAGCGGGCCCTGGCCCGGCGGGGGGGCAGCCATGCGTTCAGCCAGGCCTGTTTCCTGCCCACCGACTCCGATCGGTATGTGAGGGCCCTGCACGCCTGGGTGAACGGTCCGGGCGGTGAGCCCTTCCCCGGCCGCCCCCTGCCGGAGCGGCTCGACCGCGATCAGTTGATGGATCGCGACCATGCCCACACCCGCCACTGCCATGCCTGCTCCACGGCCCAACGGCGCCTGCGGGCCGTGCGTCCCTGGCTGCAACTGGCGGTCGCGGTGGCGCTCGTTGGCCTCGCCGCCCTCTGGGGGCAGGGCCTGTGGGTTGGGAGGCTGGCGCTGGCCGCCCTGGCGCTCGCCGGCTGGCTGCTCCTGCGGCAGTGCGAGCGCTGGGAGCGGGGCCTCAGCCGTGGGGCGGGTGCGCCGCCTCGCAATGCCCCTGAGCCGAGGCGGGGGGCTCGCCCAGCAGGCCGTGGCGCTCCTGCTGGTCAGCGCAGCGGGCGCGTGCCAGATCCCGTGCCGTGA
- a CDS encoding DUF429 domain-containing protein has translation MKTTTPRALPTPEPAADPHPDPVFRGPPGALQGVDGCRGGWLVITAPALPCAAAELHWQLLESLQPALAAPGLALTAVDMPVGLAEAGPRRCDQEARRLLGPRRSSVFPAPLRPCLAASTYAEACALSAAASGRRLSQQAYNLLPRIRQLDGLLQAEPSLRPRVWEVHPELAFRQWNGGVPMAEAKKTAAGASQRGALVEAWLPGAAAAIRASLRRGLVADDDILDALACLWSAGRLRRGEALTLGGDPDRTGLPMRISA, from the coding sequence TTGAAGACCACTACCCCGAGAGCGCTTCCGACCCCTGAACCGGCGGCCGATCCCCACCCTGACCCGGTCTTTCGCGGGCCTCCCGGGGCCCTGCAGGGGGTGGATGGCTGCCGCGGCGGCTGGCTGGTGATCACCGCCCCTGCCCTGCCCTGCGCCGCGGCGGAGCTGCACTGGCAGCTGCTGGAGAGCCTGCAGCCGGCGCTGGCCGCCCCCGGGCTTGCCCTCACCGCCGTGGACATGCCGGTGGGCCTGGCCGAGGCCGGGCCGCGGCGCTGTGATCAGGAGGCCCGCCGGCTGCTGGGCCCCCGCCGCAGCAGTGTGTTTCCCGCGCCGCTGCGGCCCTGCCTGGCCGCCTCCACCTACGCGGAGGCCTGCGCCCTCAGCGCGGCGGCCTCCGGGCGGCGGCTCAGCCAGCAGGCCTACAACCTGCTGCCGCGCATCCGCCAGCTCGATGGCCTGCTCCAGGCGGAGCCCAGCCTGCGCCCGCGGGTGTGGGAGGTGCATCCGGAGCTGGCCTTCCGGCAGTGGAACGGGGGGGTGCCGATGGCGGAGGCCAAGAAGACCGCGGCCGGAGCCAGCCAGCGTGGGGCCCTGGTGGAGGCCTGGCTGCCGGGGGCAGCGGCGGCGATCCGTGCCTCCCTGCGCCGCGGCCTGGTGGCCGATGACGACATCCTCGATGCCCTGGCCTGCCTCTGGAGTGCTGGCAGGCTCCGGCGAGGGGAAGCCCTCACCCTGGGTGGGGATCCGGATCGGACGGGCCTGCCGATGCGGATTTCGGCGTGA
- the aroB gene encoding 3-dehydroquinate synthase, translated as MSAAATTAGSACSPRTIRVELSANPYPVVIGAGSLARLGEQVAALGFKAGTKVLVVTNPDVDTHYGAAALASLREAGLVAERLVIEAGEDRKTPATVALIHDAAFRQKLERGSLIVALGGGVVGDMAGFAAATWLRGIAVVQVPTTLLAMVDAAIGGKTGVNHPGGKNLIGAFHQPRLVLVDPATLATLPEREFRAGMAEVIKYGVIGDAVLFADLEAAAARQPGAGLASQQAVGAKLLQSLLERSAAAKARVVAADEREGGLRAILNYGHTLGHVVETLRGYGTVLHGEAVAIGMAAAGEIAVAMGLWSRQDQARQLALIAAAGLPHTWPSLDNEAVLACLQGDKKVREGRLRFVLPTAIGAVQIRDDVTADTILSTIAELTPKSASAGPSDPDPHPG; from the coding sequence ATGTCCGCCGCCGCCACCACTGCAGGCAGTGCGTGCAGCCCCCGCACCATCCGCGTGGAGCTGAGCGCCAACCCCTACCCGGTGGTGATCGGTGCGGGAAGCCTGGCCCGGCTCGGCGAGCAGGTGGCGGCCCTGGGGTTCAAGGCCGGCACCAAGGTGCTGGTGGTGACCAACCCCGACGTGGACACCCACTACGGCGCCGCCGCTCTGGCCAGCCTGCGGGAGGCGGGCCTGGTGGCCGAGCGGCTGGTGATCGAGGCCGGCGAAGACCGGAAGACACCCGCCACCGTGGCCCTGATCCACGATGCGGCCTTCCGGCAGAAGCTGGAGCGCGGCTCGCTGATCGTGGCCCTGGGCGGCGGCGTGGTGGGGGACATGGCGGGCTTCGCGGCCGCCACCTGGCTGCGGGGGATCGCCGTGGTGCAGGTGCCCACCACCCTGCTGGCGATGGTGGATGCGGCGATCGGCGGCAAGACCGGCGTGAACCATCCGGGCGGCAAGAACCTGATCGGCGCCTTCCACCAGCCGCGGCTGGTGCTGGTGGACCCCGCCACCCTGGCCACCCTGCCGGAGCGGGAGTTCCGCGCCGGCATGGCCGAGGTGATCAAGTACGGCGTGATCGGCGATGCGGTGCTGTTCGCCGATCTGGAGGCGGCGGCGGCACGGCAGCCCGGGGCGGGGCTGGCCAGCCAGCAGGCCGTGGGAGCGAAGCTGCTGCAGAGCCTGCTGGAGCGCTCCGCCGCCGCCAAGGCCCGGGTGGTGGCCGCCGATGAGCGCGAGGGGGGCCTGCGGGCGATCCTCAACTACGGCCACACCCTCGGCCATGTGGTGGAAACCCTCCGCGGCTACGGCACCGTGCTGCACGGCGAAGCCGTGGCGATCGGCATGGCGGCCGCCGGCGAGATCGCCGTGGCCATGGGCCTCTGGAGCCGCCAGGATCAGGCGCGCCAGCTGGCCCTGATCGCGGCCGCCGGCCTGCCACACACCTGGCCCAGCCTGGACAACGAGGCCGTGCTGGCGTGTCTTCAGGGCGACAAGAAGGTGCGGGAGGGGCGGCTGCGCTTCGTGCTGCCCACGGCGATCGGCGCGGTGCAGATCCGCGATGACGTGACCGCCGACACCATCCTCAGCACGATCGCGGAGCTCACGCCGAAATCCGCATCGGCAGGCCCGTCCGATCCGGATCCCCACCCAGGGTGA
- a CDS encoding prohibitin family protein, translated as MQSPLRSANAPEGPGAGLTLILAVVLGLVLLLSQTLFIVPAGSVAVITTLGRVTGVPRTPGANFKAPLVQATSLFDVRTQVRPEQFSTLTKDLQVIQATATVKYAVKPGEAGRIYETIATDDQQIYPRVIQPSLLKALKSVFSQYELVTIATEWNSISELVQEKVAEELRKFDYVSVQSLDLTGLQIAEEYRAAIEQKQIAEQQLLRAQTEVLIAEQEAKRYQTLNSSLDDQVLYKLFLDKWDGQTSVVPALPGTAGGAGTPVIVNGRR; from the coding sequence ATGCAATCGCCTCTCCGCTCCGCCAACGCACCGGAGGGGCCTGGAGCGGGCCTCACCCTGATCCTGGCGGTGGTGCTCGGCCTGGTGCTCCTGCTCAGCCAGACTCTGTTCATCGTGCCGGCCGGCAGCGTGGCGGTGATCACCACCCTGGGGCGGGTCACGGGGGTGCCCCGCACGCCGGGGGCCAACTTCAAGGCTCCCCTGGTGCAGGCCACCTCCCTGTTCGACGTGCGCACCCAAGTGCGTCCCGAGCAGTTCTCCACCCTCACCAAGGATCTGCAGGTGATCCAGGCCACCGCCACGGTGAAGTACGCCGTGAAGCCGGGAGAGGCCGGCCGGATCTACGAGACGATCGCCACGGACGACCAGCAGATCTATCCGCGGGTGATCCAGCCTTCGCTGCTGAAGGCCCTCAAGTCGGTGTTCTCCCAGTACGAGCTGGTGACCATCGCCACCGAGTGGAACTCGATCTCGGAACTGGTGCAGGAGAAGGTGGCCGAGGAGCTGCGCAAGTTCGACTACGTGAGCGTGCAGAGCCTCGATCTCACCGGCCTGCAGATCGCCGAGGAATACCGCGCCGCGATCGAACAGAAGCAGATCGCCGAGCAGCAGCTGCTGCGGGCCCAGACGGAGGTGCTGATCGCCGAGCAGGAAGCCAAGCGCTACCAGACCCTCAACTCCAGCCTCGACGACCAGGTGCTCTACAAGCTCTTCCTCGACAAGTGGGACGGCCAGACCTCCGTGGTGCCGGCGCTGCCGGGCACGGCCGGGGGCGCCGGCACGCCGGTGATCGTGAACGGGCGGCGCTGA
- a CDS encoding M23 family metallopeptidase, whose translation MPATVPVGDLALLEAGHEPPSRGSGSPPPLHYPLPVAPSELDPWGWRYSTARAAWRMHTGLDLLAPEGTPVLAVQAGQVQRVAEIDGYGLTVLVEHGGGWSSLYAHLRDASVSPGEPLRAGQPLGRLGQSGNASAPHLHLELRQRQPQGVVAVDPGPLLPPPPAAGPIAREPGP comes from the coding sequence GTGCCGGCAACGGTGCCGGTGGGGGATCTGGCCCTGCTCGAAGCTGGCCATGAGCCGCCCTCCAGGGGCAGCGGCTCGCCGCCACCCCTCCATTACCCCCTGCCGGTCGCCCCCAGCGAGCTGGATCCCTGGGGCTGGCGCTATTCTACGGCCCGCGCGGCCTGGCGTATGCACACCGGCCTTGACCTGCTCGCCCCGGAGGGCACCCCGGTGCTGGCCGTGCAGGCCGGCCAGGTGCAGCGGGTGGCGGAGATCGACGGCTACGGCCTCACGGTGCTGGTGGAGCACGGCGGCGGCTGGTCGAGCCTCTACGCCCACCTGCGGGACGCGTCCGTGAGCCCCGGCGAGCCGCTGCGGGCCGGCCAGCCCCTGGGCCGGCTGGGCCAGAGCGGCAACGCCAGCGCACCGCATCTGCACCTGGAGCTGCGCCAGCGGCAGCCCCAGGGCGTAGTGGCGGTGGACCCCGGCCCGCTGCTGCCGCCACCGCCGGCCGCCGGGCCGATCGCCCGGGAGCCTGGACCCTGA
- a CDS encoding IS3 family transposase (programmed frameshift) yields MKRTRHTAEQIIRKLKTADQLIAQGKTVADVCRVIEVTQPTYHRWRQQYGGMQAEEARRLTQLEKENARLKKLLAEAELEKAMLKDLGGGKLLSPERRRRAVTVLQERYRASERQACRVVGQHRSTQRHCGKVVDLEETKLRHRLREIAAEHIRWGRRMAYRLLRREGWTVNHKRVQRLWREEGLQRPTPRKRKRARPADGSVRRHRAQHPHQVWAMDFQFDATADGRRLKFLNVIDEHSRLCLAIRVGRRCKAKDVVTVLEELTSLYPAPAFIRSDNGPEFIAQALRDWCETSTTTSTAYIEPGSPWENGFAESFNGRFRDEFLNTELFTTAPEAQILADRWRWEYNTLRPHSALQGRTPMEAAQQGAAA; encoded by the exons ATGAAACGCACCAGGCACACAGCGGAGCAGATCATCCGCAAGCTCAAGACCGCCGACCAGCTGATTGCCCAGGGCAAGACCGTCGCCGATGTCTGCCGCGTCATCGAGGTGACGCAGCCGACGTATCACCGCTGGCGGCAGCAGTACGGCGGCATGCAGGCCGAGGAGGCCCGCCGGCTGACGCAGCTGGAGAAGGAGAACGCCCGGCTCAAGAAGTTGTTGGCAGAAGCCGAGTTGGAGAAGGCGATGCTCAAGGACCTTG GCGGAGGGAAACTTCTGAGCCCGGAACGCCGTCGCAGGGCCGTCACGGTCCTGCAGGAGCGTTACCGGGCATCAGAGCGCCAGGCCTGCCGTGTTGTGGGGCAGCACCGCAGCACCCAGCGCCATTGCGGGAAGGTCGTCGACCTGGAGGAGACCAAGCTTCGGCACCGCCTGAGGGAGATTGCAGCTGAGCACATCCGCTGGGGCCGCCGCATGGCCTACCGCCTGCTGCGTCGGGAGGGCTGGACCGTGAACCACAAGCGGGTGCAACGGCTCTGGCGGGAGGAGGGGCTGCAGCGGCCCACTCCCAGGAAGCGGAAGCGGGCACGGCCCGCCGACGGCTCGGTGAGGCGTCACCGGGCCCAGCATCCCCACCAGGTGTGGGCCATGGATTTCCAGTTCGATGCCACCGCCGATGGCCGCAGACTCAAGTTCCTGAACGTGATCGACGAGCACAGCCGCCTCTGCCTGGCGATCCGGGTGGGCAGGCGGTGCAAGGCCAAAGACGTGGTGACTGTGCTGGAGGAACTCACCAGCCTCTACCCGGCGCCAGCGTTCATCCGATCGGACAACGGCCCTGAGTTCATTGCCCAGGCTCTACGGGACTGGTGTGAGACCAGTACCACCACCAGCACGGCCTACATCGAGCCAGGATCCCCGTGGGAGAACGGTTTTGCCGAGTCGTTCAACGGCCGGTTCCGGGATGAGTTCCTCAACACCGAGTTGTTCACCACAGCCCCGGAGGCTCAGATCCTGGCCGATCGCTGGCGATGGGAGTACAACACGCTCAGGCCGCATTCGGCCCTCCAAGGGCGTACGCCCATGGAGGCAGCTCAACAAGGAGCTGCAGCATGA